The genome window GCTACCTGCCCAGGTACGGAAGTCTTTTGCTGTAAAATCTTCGCCGGTAATTTCCTTGAGATAATTGTTCACTTCGCCCGATCCGATGGTGCAGCGTTCGCCGGCAGCATTATAATATTGAAAAAGATCCTTTCCAGGCATCTCGCGACACTGCTTTACCAGCCGCGACAGCTTTCTGCTTTGCAGGGACACTTTGTGGTAAACGCCCTTTTTTCCCTTAAATTCAAAATTTATTTGCGTACCCTCAACTTTCACGTGGCGGTTCATCAATGTGGTTAAGCCAAATGAGCCGTATAATTTTTTGTATGCTTCATTCCCTATCCTGATGCTGGTGAGTTCCATTAACCGTACCACAAGGGCCACTAATTTATCATGGTCCAGGGTCTGCCTTGCAAGGTCCTTGTCCACCTGTTTGCGGATAGCCGGCAAATAGGCAGCAAAAGTTTGCATGCGGTGATATTTGGACTGGTTACGAATTTTGTTCCAGCCAGAGTGATAGCGGTATTGTTTTCGGCCCGCTGCATCCGTGCCTGTAAACTGCAAATGCCCGTTGTCGTAAGGGGAGATCCATACATTTGTATAAGCCGGCGGAATAACCAACCGGTTGAAACGGGTTACCAGTTCTTTGTCTTTAACCAAACTGCCATCGGCATAATAATAACTCCAGCCTTTGCCTGATTTTTTTCGGGTATAGCCAGGCGTGGCATCTGATACATAGCGCAGGCCAACAGCTTTAGCAGTTGATTTAGGATCGCGCCCTATTTTTTCAAGTTTGGTTAGTAAACGGTTCATTAATGGTACAACAACCGCCGGGATGATAAGTTTGTTAACATAAACGAAATAAAACAAGGCTGGTAAACATGAATATGGTTAGACTTCGTTTTTGACGGTCAGCTGACCATTCTTAACCAATAAACGCGGAATTTTACTTCCATACAAATCAGCAAACTTATGAAA of Mucilaginibacter xinganensis contains these proteins:
- a CDS encoding DNA topoisomerase IB, with protein sequence MNRLLTKLEKIGRDPKSTAKAVGLRYVSDATPGYTRKKSGKGWSYYYADGSLVKDKELVTRFNRLVIPPAYTNVWISPYDNGHLQFTGTDAAGRKQYRYHSGWNKIRNQSKYHRMQTFAAYLPAIRKQVDKDLARQTLDHDKLVALVVRLMELTSIRIGNEAYKKLYGSFGLTTLMNRHVKVEGTQINFEFKGKKGVYHKVSLQSRKLSRLVKQCREMPGKDLFQYYNAAGERCTIGSGEVNNYLKEITGEDFTAKDFRTWAGSISALYAFKQAGEFETVTECKRKIVSVLDEVALNLGNTRTVCKKYYVHPTIIKSYEDGAIFKYIKNIDEHKDVDASDLNVAEKALLEILEKEKLAEAS